The Rhodocytophaga rosea genome has a segment encoding these proteins:
- the traK gene encoding conjugative transposon protein TraK, which produces MESLRNIDTAFQKLRLHALVTVLASVGFSIAVCWWAFDYANKASDRVYIINNGAATDAQASSVKANREAEAKHHIRYYHDLIFNISPDPRSIDYNAQRAWYLGDGSIKLPYEQNKENNFYNQLIGGNMRQEFREDSIRVNMKSMPYKAFIYGKVTITRASSRLTKTLVTSCELVDVNRSDNNSNGFLMQNFTILENKKLSSESR; this is translated from the coding sequence ATGGAATCACTTCGAAACATTGATACAGCCTTTCAAAAATTAAGACTGCATGCCCTGGTAACAGTACTGGCATCTGTAGGATTCAGCATAGCTGTATGCTGGTGGGCTTTTGATTATGCCAACAAAGCATCTGACCGGGTTTATATTATCAACAATGGCGCTGCCACAGATGCACAGGCTTCATCCGTGAAGGCGAACCGGGAAGCAGAAGCTAAACACCATATCCGGTATTACCATGACCTGATTTTCAATATATCTCCTGATCCACGCTCCATAGATTATAATGCGCAAAGGGCATGGTACCTGGGTGATGGCAGTATCAAGCTGCCCTATGAGCAAAACAAAGAAAACAACTTTTACAACCAGCTCATTGGAGGCAATATGCGGCAGGAATTCAGGGAAGACAGTATCAGGGTTAATATGAAATCCATGCCTTATAAAGCCTTTATTTATGGAAAGGTCACCATTACCCGGGCTAGTTCCAGACTCACCAAAACTCTGGTTACTTCTTGCGAATTAGTGGATGTGAACCGGTCGGATAACAATTCCAACGGCTTTCTGATGCAGAATTTTACCATACTGGAAAACAAAAAGCTTTCTTCTGAATCAAGGTAA
- a CDS encoding TraG family conjugative transposon ATPase: MPKLKRKIDEVFPILSIEEELIVGKNGDLTVGFELSMPEIFTTSTADYDRMHSVFSRALGAIETNIIVHKQDWYLVEKYEAQYERYPDSVAILGRSDERSFAERDYLCHRCLLFITRPMDVVLKKKSSHSSLLSPRLVPREVTDSAYKQQLLEIAEQFVRTLEESKLFKVRRLQEGELDYQLTKESIYQNYFSLSSHDLSLTDIEMDGDFRVNGQFCGITAIGELDEFPVQLRNSSPIEKYQVGKHNLPGSMGYRVGLSLPFNHIYNQIFYIDNSPKLLKQLEGEARRMTSFSLQSRQNIVNLELKEQFIQKALETGEKVIRVHANVLTWHADREKMLTQRSMVNAGFSRMGFTPRQAVSDAPVLYWSCIPGNSAEIGKDNLAMCFAPEGTCLLALENNYQDKLYNNLGVKLNDRSGRPVCVDIFIEPRNKGIIDNRNALLVGPSGSGKSFLTNLMLYHLLEQKTDVIMVDTGHSYKRLCALMGGVYVSFDKDRPLEFNPFYFDTKKLSAEEVDESKQNVVALLLSLWKSEAEAISKSEEVGIENLVNAYYAYLAGCETYTYPCFNSFFEFFIEQYLPKMEQLSIREKDIDLHNFRFVMARFYKDAYLGYLLNAGPDNQINRLLDERFVVFEMDNIKDNPTLHTVTTIAIMTLYVRKLMRKNSVFNMLVIEEAWRLVGDPRFAKFLKWVAKTARKHFGSLVSVTQEPTDLMSPLVQDAIIKNSAIKILLDFSSYKNQSHMVQEILGLSDEETALLMSVNQGKDPERKYKEVFISWNGYAKVFGVEVGKESYAAYTTEKSEVRAIEDLQKKYGSIERAIVSFARGEHLSSYT, from the coding sequence ATGCCTAAACTTAAACGCAAAATTGACGAAGTATTTCCTATTCTATCCATTGAAGAAGAACTGATTGTGGGCAAAAATGGGGATCTTACTGTTGGCTTTGAACTCTCGATGCCGGAAATATTCACTACCTCTACAGCTGATTATGACCGCATGCATAGTGTATTTTCCCGTGCCCTTGGAGCAATAGAAACCAATATTATTGTGCACAAGCAGGATTGGTACCTGGTAGAAAAATATGAAGCGCAATATGAGCGGTACCCAGACAGTGTGGCCATCTTAGGCCGAAGTGATGAACGTAGTTTTGCGGAGCGAGATTACCTTTGCCACCGCTGCTTGCTATTTATCACCCGCCCCATGGACGTTGTGCTGAAAAAGAAGAGCAGTCACTCTTCCCTCCTGTCTCCTCGGCTGGTTCCCAGAGAAGTAACTGATTCTGCCTACAAACAACAGTTACTGGAAATTGCCGAACAGTTTGTCCGCACATTAGAAGAATCTAAGCTTTTTAAGGTAAGGCGACTGCAGGAAGGAGAACTGGACTATCAGCTGACAAAAGAGAGTATTTATCAAAACTATTTCTCCTTATCATCACATGATTTATCTCTCACAGATATTGAGATGGATGGGGATTTCAGGGTAAACGGGCAGTTCTGTGGTATCACAGCGATAGGAGAACTGGATGAGTTTCCGGTTCAATTAAGGAATAGCTCTCCGATTGAGAAGTACCAGGTAGGCAAGCATAATTTACCTGGAAGCATGGGCTACCGGGTGGGTTTAAGTCTCCCTTTTAACCATATCTATAACCAGATTTTCTATATTGATAACAGCCCGAAACTGTTAAAACAACTGGAAGGCGAAGCTCGCCGCATGACTAGCTTCTCTCTGCAAAGCCGGCAGAATATAGTGAACCTGGAACTGAAAGAGCAGTTCATACAAAAAGCTTTAGAGACTGGTGAGAAAGTCATTAGGGTCCATGCGAATGTACTCACCTGGCATGCTGACCGTGAAAAGATGCTAACTCAACGATCCATGGTAAATGCCGGATTTTCACGGATGGGATTCACTCCCAGGCAAGCTGTAAGTGATGCTCCGGTGTTGTACTGGTCTTGTATTCCAGGGAATAGCGCAGAAATTGGCAAAGACAATTTGGCCATGTGTTTTGCTCCGGAAGGTACTTGTCTGCTGGCACTAGAAAATAACTATCAGGATAAATTATACAATAACCTGGGTGTAAAGCTTAATGATCGTTCCGGCAGGCCAGTATGTGTAGATATTTTTATTGAACCCCGTAACAAGGGAATTATTGATAACCGGAATGCTTTACTCGTAGGCCCCTCCGGCTCCGGTAAATCTTTCCTGACTAATTTGATGCTGTATCATCTGCTGGAGCAAAAGACAGATGTAATTATGGTGGATACTGGCCATTCCTATAAAAGGCTTTGTGCATTAATGGGCGGCGTGTATGTGAGCTTCGATAAAGATAGACCACTGGAATTTAATCCTTTCTATTTCGACACAAAAAAGCTCTCTGCAGAGGAAGTAGATGAAAGCAAACAAAATGTAGTAGCGCTGCTTTTATCTCTCTGGAAGTCAGAAGCGGAAGCTATTTCTAAATCAGAAGAGGTAGGTATTGAAAATCTGGTGAATGCATACTATGCGTATTTAGCCGGCTGTGAAACCTACACCTATCCTTGTTTCAACAGTTTTTTTGAATTCTTTATAGAACAGTACCTTCCAAAAATGGAGCAGCTCAGCATTCGTGAGAAGGATATTGACCTGCATAATTTCAGGTTTGTGATGGCAAGATTTTATAAAGATGCTTACCTGGGTTATCTGCTCAATGCAGGTCCCGATAACCAGATCAACCGCTTACTGGACGAGCGTTTTGTGGTGTTCGAAATGGACAACATCAAAGATAACCCTACCCTGCACACGGTTACTACCATTGCAATTATGACGCTGTATGTTCGCAAATTAATGCGGAAGAATTCTGTTTTTAACATGCTTGTGATAGAAGAAGCCTGGCGACTCGTAGGTGATCCCCGGTTTGCTAAGTTCCTCAAATGGGTAGCCAAAACGGCCCGTAAACACTTTGGTAGCCTGGTGAGTGTCACCCAGGAACCAACCGATCTGATGTCTCCCTTGGTACAGGATGCCATTATCAAGAACAGTGCAATTAAAATTTTACTGGATTTTTCTTCCTATAAAAACCAGTCACATATGGTGCAGGAAATCCTGGGCTTATCGGATGAAGAGACAGCACTATTGATGTCTGTAAACCAGGGAAAAGATCCGGAACGCAAATACAAAGAAGTGTTTATCTCCTGGAATGGCTATGCCAAAGTATTTGGGGTAGAGGTAGGCAAAGAATCGTATGCAGCCTATACAACAGAAAAATCAGAAGTGAGAGCCATTGAAGATTTGCAGAAGAAATATGGCAGTATTGAAAGAGCTATTGTTAGTTTTGCCAGAGGAGAACATTTGTCCTCCTACACATAA